In Anaerobaca lacustris, the sequence ATCCTTCCGGCTCGATCCAGTTCACCGTCGTTCTGCCGTCGACCTTGATCGTGACGTGCTTGCCCACCACTTTGATGTAGTAATGAAACCACTCGCCGTCCTTGGAGGGCGCATCGTCGATCACATCCTGGACGCCGTATAAGCCCCCTGTCTTCCTGCGGTCGCTGTGGGTCGTGTTGACCTGGCATTCGTAGCCTTTGGCCGGCCAGTCGGTTTCCTGGTAGGCGGTGTGGAAGTAGATGCCTGAGTTGGCCTTGGGCATGGTCATCACGTCGGCGCGGAATTCGAAGTTCCTGAAGGTGCCTCCGTTGACCGGGCCGGTGTAGAACAGGTGGCTGCGTTTGCCGTGTACGATGAGCTTGCCGTCCTCGACGCGGAAGGTGCCCTCGTTCTCGCTGGCCTTCCAGCCTTCGAGGCCCTTAGTCCCATCGAACAGAGTGATCCATCCGCCGTCATCGGCGGCGGCGCTACATACCGTGATTAAGCAGCAGGTCAGCAATCCAAGTGTGGTCTTCTTCAGCATGTTACAAATCTCCTCAAAATACGGTGGATTGGTCTCAGAGTCGCCAGGGGCTGCGCATGGCCCGCGTGAGGTAGCGATTGGCCGCGTCGTTGCCGACGAATTGCTCCTTCGTTGGGTCCCAGCGCAGCTTCTGTTCGAGGTGGATAGCAATGTCGCTAATGTGGCAGAGGATATCAGCCTGCACGGCTGCGTCGATCGGGCAGATCGTGTCCTTGCGCGTCTTGACGCAGTCCAGCAGGTTCCGGGCGTGGTTGCTGCTCTCGTACAGGCGGATGTCGTTCGGGCCCCACTGGACGTCGAGCAGCTCTTTGGGATGGGCGTTGATGCCGGAGCGATCGACGTGGACCCAGCCGTCGGTGCCTTCAAAGGCGGTGCCGTGGTCGCTGGTCCGCCCGTACCGCTTCTTCCATGCGTCAGGATAGGGGTTGCCGAAGTAGTTCATGCGGACCCCGCTGTCATACGTGCAGGTGATGTCCCAATTCATTGCGGTGTTGCAGACGCCCTCGGGGTCGGGCCAGACGCCTTTGCCCTCGATCTCAAGGCCGCAGTTGACCTTGTCCCCGCCGCCCCAGAGCGCGATGTCGAGCGGGTGAACGCCCCAGCCGGCGATGAAGCCCAGGGCATAGTCCGAGATGAACCACCACCACTGGTTGCTGGTGCGGTCGGGCGTGTGCGGCGTGTAGGGGGCCGGGCCGAGCCACATGTCGTAATCGATCCAGTCCGGCGCCGGTGCCGGTTGGCGCGGGCCGCCCGACGAGCTGCCTTCACACCAGACGTTGATCTCGCGCAGCTTGCCGATCCGCGCGTTCAGCGCCAGCTCGCAGGCGAAGCGGAAGTTTCGCTCCGACCGCTGCTGCGTACCGAACTGGAAAATCGTGCCGAAGCGGTGGCACGTCTCGCGCAGCGCCTGGTCCTCGGCCAGGCTCAGGCCCATCGGTTTTTCGAGGTAGATGTCCTTGCCTGCGCGGGCCGCCTCCAGCGCGACCAGGACATGCCAATGGTCGGTCGGGGCCGCGAGGATTACGTCGATGTCGTTGCGGGCGATAATCTCGCGAAAGTCGGTGTAGATGGCGCAGTCGTCGTTGCCGTAATGCGCGTTGACGATGCCGCAGACCTCGTCGCGGCGGGGCTTCTTGAGGTCGCAGATCGCCACCACGCGGCAGTCGTTCTGCGACAGGAAGTTTCGCATGACATAGGTCCCTTGCGGCCCGACGCCCACGCAGCCGAGTGTGATCCGCTCGCTGGCCGGGACCGTACCGGCCCTGCCCAGCGCCGCAGAGGGGACGACATATGGAAACCCGATAGCCCCCAGGGTCAGTCCCGTTGCGCTCTGGATGAAGCCTCGTCGTGAAATGTTCCTGCGGCGGACCATGCGGTTCTCCTCACACACTCGATATCAGCCAAATGCAAACATCAAAGAGCAAAATTCAAAATGGCGGAATCCGCCTGTGGCGGATGACTTCCTTCACTTTGCACTCTGCATTTTGATCTTTGCTCTTCCAGCCATGCCGTCAGTGTAAGGCGCTGGTCGCACCGAGTCAAACCGAAAGCCGCCCGGTGTAGGATGGGCTGAAGCCCATCCTACGACCCTGCGAGACGGATGGATTCGGCCGGCACCCGGCGCACGAGCAGCCGGCGGATGCCCACGAGGACAAGAACGGCGGCAAACAAGCCGCAGGCCACAGCCGCCACCGCCTGATTGGTC encodes:
- a CDS encoding Gfo/Idh/MocA family protein, coding for MVRRRNISRRGFIQSATGLTLGAIGFPYVVPSAALGRAGTVPASERITLGCVGVGPQGTYVMRNFLSQNDCRVVAICDLKKPRRDEVCGIVNAHYGNDDCAIYTDFREIIARNDIDVILAAPTDHWHVLVALEAARAGKDIYLEKPMGLSLAEDQALRETCHRFGTIFQFGTQQRSERNFRFACELALNARIGKLREINVWCEGSSSGGPRQPAPAPDWIDYDMWLGPAPYTPHTPDRTSNQWWWFISDYALGFIAGWGVHPLDIALWGGGDKVNCGLEIEGKGVWPDPEGVCNTAMNWDITCTYDSGVRMNYFGNPYPDAWKKRYGRTSDHGTAFEGTDGWVHVDRSGINAHPKELLDVQWGPNDIRLYESSNHARNLLDCVKTRKDTICPIDAAVQADILCHISDIAIHLEQKLRWDPTKEQFVGNDAANRYLTRAMRSPWRL